The Topomyia yanbarensis strain Yona2022 chromosome 3, ASM3024719v1, whole genome shotgun sequence nucleotide sequence agcgaaaagcggttttcatccagtgaagaaattgaccGTTACAGATTGTAAAGTACCAGCCATGCATATCCCTGCCCTGTCTCCCCTACGCTGCAATCGGTGAAATGTTTCAGTCGCTAGTACTGCACGAAATAGAACGGTGCTAGTACTACCCCCGAGTTTGTCAGCTGAACGATGTGTCATCAAACAACAGttgtcaaaaaaaatcattgaaaaattCCACTGGTATCTTCCGTGCACGTAAACATTCGctgaaaaaaaagtgaaaattctATGTAAAATCTTGTGATACCACGTAGAAAAATCAACACTTCGAATGTGGTATCTGTGAATCGACTATACGAGTAGCTATCGTCAGTGCCAACCGCGCAAAAATGCACCTCTCCCAGGATGTGTCCAGCGCACTGCAGCAGATCGAAATCATCAAGCAGACGGTGGAGGAGATGGAACCGAACAAGCTGCAGCTGAATGTGATGGACGATCTGAAAATGATAATCGATTTGCTGCAGGATCCGGTTTTCCGAAATATTGTACAAATCCAGGATTCGCTGGCGGAGTTGAACACTCAAATAACGCAGCATCCGTCGATACTGCCGGGGGATTTCGATATTGCCAATAGCGGAGAGTTGGTGCTGAATGTTCCACCAGCATCGGACTTATTCGATGCAGAATATCCGGACGAACAGCGGGTTCCATCGGCGCAGATTTCCCCGGGTAGTCCAGCTCCGACACAACAGCAGAGATTGAACGTGATGGATCATTCGTTGCAAGGTTCGCAGAAGGGGTTGCCGCAGACTCAATCGCATCCAGCTCCACTGAAAAGGACTAACGAGCTAATGGAGACTGCCGAGGAGGTGAGTTTTTAGGTggaataaaaattcgatttgctTAAAGTTTGCTATTGTAGGATCAGCAAAATCACGACTCCCAAGATGACACATTAATCCACCAGGGTATGTACGATGCCCATAAATCAGCAACGGATCTGCTCGATGTGCCCGAATGGTCAAGGATTCTGGATATTGAGTTGGTCAATGATGGAACCGGACTTGGGTTCGGTATTATTGGAGCTCGTGCTACCGGAGTAACGGTTAAAACAATCTTGGCCGGTGGTGTTGCGGATCGTGACGGAAGACTACAGTCCGGCGACCAGATACTTCAGATTGGTGATGTTAACCTGCATGAGATGATCTCGGAGCAGGTTGCATCGGTTCTTCGCCAATCCGGAACTCATGTTCAGTTGGTTGTTGCTAGACCTATAGATGCCAACAATGGTGCCATCGAAGAGTATGACAACTCGGCCATTGTTCCAACGATCTTGCTATCTGATCCATTGAAGTTGAAACAATATCTAGCCGATTCGGgattttcagaaatttttagCGTTTATTCGATTGGCAATCTGGAACCGAGTGTTTTCGAAAAAGCCAGTCCAATAGAGTTCCCGGAAACAGAAGTGTTCACTGTTGAATTGATGAAAGATCAAAACGGGCTCGGTATCACGATCGCTGGCTATGTATGCGAGAAGGAAGAGCTGTCGGGAATTTTTGTCAAAAGCGTTTCACCTGGAAGCGCTGCGGATCTTAGCGGAAAAATTCAAGTTAACGATCGGATCATCGAAGTGGATGGTCAGTCACTGCATGGATTTTCCAATCACCAGGCAGTGGATGTGCTGAAGCAAAGTGGTCACGTTGTCAAACTTTGCTTGGAGCGTTACCTCCGtggtccaaaatatgaccaGCTGCAACAGGCCATCGCTGCGAACGAGATGAAACCACCGACTCCTGCTACGCCGCCTCCTGCCCTTACTCCAGGTGGTGATCTATCCAAGTACGGAAGCAACATTCTGGATATCGTGCCTCGGGCCGTTGACAAACGGTTCAACAATAGTTTTAGCGATGACGAAAGTAATCTTATGATGATGGGTGAACCAGACCAGCAGCTAGAGACGATGATGGCCCACAAGAAACTTGCCCGCGCTAAGGATTCGATGGATAGCAATGAATATCGTGAGAAGATTAAGGAAACTTCAATTATACCTCCGTCATCGGGGGAGGCAAATCTGGACCTGCTGCTGGCGGAAGGTACGAGTTCGGCTGCCTTTGCCAGTCACGGCAAACAGCGCAGTTCGTTGAAGGTTACTGAGGAAACGGAGGCATTCATCGCTAAGAAATGGAATAGCATTCTCGGTTCGAACGTGAAAATCATTGTAGCTAATATACGAAAATTCAACGCTTGCAGTGGGTTGGGAATATCCCTCGAAGGAACAGTCGACGTCGAAGGGGGTAAAGAAGTACGGCCACATCACTACATCAGATCGATACTGCCGGAGGGACCCGTCGGACAGAATGGACTACTGCGGTCCGGTGATGAATTACTCGGTGAGTTTTTCGGTTATTTTATGATTCTTCTATACTGTGTCCCTCGTCTTGAAGAACATGCACGTTCTAAAGGGTTAATGTTGAACAGAACaggggcaaaaatcgaaaacgaaaaaagttttttccacATAAAGATAGATCTTCATAAATattaatcagcagtactgtgaCAACAtgctacataagctgattgatttttatgatgaTCTAACATACGGTGGggtaaaaaactgcttttttcgttttcgattttcgcCCATTCTCTGTGAAAGCTTAACAAATTACTCCGTCACTGACAAAGCGACAAAATTCTCACTTGGAAAGCGGGTCAAGCCATGGATGGCTATCTGTAACGAGCGAGATGTTGTTGTCACGATGTCTTTGAAATGTTTCTAAGTGGACGAGACGCTGCGTCAATGGCGGAGCATTCTGTTTGATACTTGAATTTTCAGTTAATTTTCCACTAATTTCATGCGAATTTTTCGATGAATAAGACAACCAAGTTTGCAATATAACAGAACTTAAAACTAAACATTCAATCATTGTGCTAAAAATTATAAATGGACTGTTATGCGGCTACTTCATAAGATTCCTTAGAAAATAACCGAGTACCAGTCGACTGTATAATTTGACGCAGTGCGATACTTTGAAATAAGCCTGTTGACTAAACTCGTGTTTCTTCGTATACTCATCCTCCCGGGACCAATTTATTGCGGGAGAATTAGTGCTCCTGCTCTTGCACTCCTTCTTTTATGTTAAAtgttcgtgttttttttttggtattacGATGTGTATCCGGTGGCGGATTTTCTTCCAACTCCAATATGCTCTTTTATTTCCTAACATGAACGGCTAAGCTTCTCTGCGTACTTTGAGCCATTTACCTCTCAACAATGTCGCGATCTAGTCGAATAGTTATCGGTCTTCAATCTAACCTACTCCGACATGGGTGGATCCAGAGGGGTCGTCCGGGGGGTCCGGATCCGGATATTCAATCGGTTGAGAAGTTTTCgtgggtgaatggagaacagtgagtctagttatgtaaactaggctcgatggaactatccaagtcagtcttggatatcacatacatttggagcaacatcaAATGTTGCTACGAACTGGTGTCGAAGGGGTCAGTTAAGGTTatctgacgtattcttgatgaTCACACCATTTAAATGAAATGTGTAAGTAGCACTAACAAACATCtaatttcaggaactgtacgagatggcgctgtggccttcgactggcgtggtccattctcattcggaagtcttcttggctggttgttacttgcaagttgatcaattagcttgggtgggggacatgttgACCCTGCTAGTTGTCGATTCTTTTGACCTtgggtatgaggctagttcaagaaaggagtgcaggactggcaccaaGGAGacagttaattattcaggactcgATTATTAACttcgaccaagcacaccggctctcagtaATGATAAGCAGCCCTTTCGAGTTAGTCCTCCTCCTGAGGATCGGTGTTTAATAGGCAGAAAGTTGCtaataattttgtaatttttttcccCTTGGGGGGCGGACCGAGATTCCTTAAGCTATAAGTTGCAGTCCTATCAACCCGctcacaaaaaaagaaaaatttggggtcgattggttttgaccaTACATCCTtatgcaaagttgttcagcatatcctggactacccTTTTATCTAATTGTTGGCATACTGCAAGATGAATTGTACTCTGTAGAATTGTACCCTCTAGAatggaaaatgcaaaaaagtaagttttcccataccaatttccatacaaatttccaacgcaatgcgctacgtcAGATCAAAACCAATTGATCCCACATTTTACAgttatttgggaccccaaatggaaccaaaaaagtgctgttctgaaaaaacggatcattttgccccaccctaatgtacATACCTTTAGGTGAGACTGCGAACATGCTGCTCATCAACAAAACAGTGACGGCTAGAACGTAAACTCCGCGATGttcgagccattgcagccagcgttcaccagtcgtcccggtcctgtgtgcaggagtggtgaaggggtcttccaaatcgataccaacggcaatcaatcgcggcattcaaacctacaaatatactaccagaatgccggtggtatgaattcagtaatcgaagattatttggtagcaagttcggatgaatgcttcgacataatcgccctcacagagacgtggcttagcgatagcactctgtcagtgcaagcatttggtgccaactacgatgttttccgaactgatcgcagctcacgcaacagtctcaaggctaccggcggcggggtacttgtggctatccatcgtcgattgaaagcgcaactgattgacgatactttgagggtctgtgtcgagcaggtgtgggtgcgaatcaaactggctggctacgcactttttctttgcgtggtttacccagaggcgacgcgtggttccACCGTCAACCTGTTCAATACCACAAAATCCCTCAAATTCGACGATTCTAAC carries:
- the LOC131686918 gene encoding patj homolog; protein product: MHLSQDVSSALQQIEIIKQTVEEMEPNKLQLNVMDDLKMIIDLLQDPVFRNIVQIQDSLAELNTQITQHPSILPGDFDIANSGELVLNVPPASDLFDAEYPDEQRVPSAQISPGSPAPTQQQRLNVMDHSLQGSQKGLPQTQSHPAPLKRTNELMETAEEDQQNHDSQDDTLIHQGMYDAHKSATDLLDVPEWSRILDIELVNDGTGLGFGIIGARATGVTVKTILAGGVADRDGRLQSGDQILQIGDVNLHEMISEQVASVLRQSGTHVQLVVARPIDANNGAIEEYDNSAIVPTILLSDPLKLKQYLADSGFSEIFSVYSIGNLEPSVFEKASPIEFPETEVFTVELMKDQNGLGITIAGYVCEKEELSGIFVKSVSPGSAADLSGKIQVNDRIIEVDGQSLHGFSNHQAVDVLKQSGHVVKLCLERYLRGPKYDQLQQAIAANEMKPPTPATPPPALTPGGDLSKYGSNILDIVPRAVDKRFNNSFSDDESNLMMMGEPDQQLETMMAHKKLARAKDSMDSNEYREKIKETSIIPPSSGEANLDLLLAEGTSSAAFASHGKQRSSLKVTEETEAFIAKKWNSILGSNVKIIVANIRKFNACSGLGISLEGTVDVEGGKEVRPHHYIRSILPEGPVGQNGLLRSGDELLEVNGQRLLGMNHLEVVSILKELPQDVCMVCGRGEADMLQFTEEALISTLEEEIAKSRAGAGGLQSSLTPSERLVKAKSDGSLATTGGPSDGFSKIKSRSLEPLTGLAMWSSEPQIIELVKGERGLGFSILDYQDPLDPNDTLIVIRSLVPGGVAQLDGRLIPGDRLLFVNDTILENASLDQAVQALKGAPKGVVRIGVAKPLPMQDSSISAFEDKSGEAGAGASYPVNDATRISTGSMLSMTKPDIIME